Below is a window of Clostridiales bacterium DNA.
GGTTCTGCACGCCGTTCAGCTTGTCGAACAGCGCGTTGTTGAACGCCGTGTCAAAGTACAGGGAGCGGATATGGTATTCGTTGTATTCGTCGCCGTTTGGATCGCGGGAAAGAATCGAATCCAGTACGCCGGACAGCACGAAATACTGCCGTTCATTGATGAAATACTTCAGTTCATGCCGGAGCGGCAGTGAATTCATGGCCATGGTTCTTCCCCCTTTCCCTGGTTTTCTTCCTGGATTTCAGCTTCGGGATGGTCAGGCGCCGGCTTCGGTCTGGCAGGCGACCAGCGTCGCGTCATGGACGCCTTCAATGTTCAGCACCGCGCTCACCAGGTCCTGCTTGCTGTCCAGCCGGACTTCGACGGTCATCTCCGCGCCCGCGCGGGTGACAGTCTTGCTGCGCAGGCGGCGCTGCTTCACGGTCCGCCGCAGCAGCTGGGTGATCTCGGTTTCGGCGTAGTCGTCATAGTGGACCACCAGCAGGTAGCTGTTGGGGTTCCGGAAGCGTACGAAGGTCATCACAAACAGGATGATGCTGATGCCCAGCACCACCACCAGCGCGTGGATGTACAGCTCCGCGCCCAGCAGGATGCCCATCGTCAGCGCCCAGAACATGTAGGCCGTATCCATCGGATCCTTCACGGCCGTCCGGAAACGAACAATACTCAGCGCGCCAACCATGCCCATGCTCAGCGCGATATCGCTCTTGATGCACATGACCACCGGGGTGGTAATCAGCGTCAGCATCATCAGCGTCAGCGCGAAGGTCGGGCTGTAGAGCACGCCCCGGTAGCACCGCTTGTAGACAAAGGCGATCACCAGGCCGACAATGCATCCCATGATCAGGCCGATGATGATCTTCCACGGCGTCAGGTTTTCAAACTGGCTCAGGAAGTAATCGCTCAGGCTTGCGTCATTCTTGACGATGGAACTGGCACTCGCAAAGGCTGTGGAAATGAACATGGCTTGTCTCCTCCTGTATGATGTTCCGGGTATCCGGTATGGTTCGGGAAATCAGATTGCGTCCGGCGGCATCTCCGGTCTCGGTCCGAAGTATTTTA
It encodes the following:
- a CDS encoding DUF4956 domain-containing protein; its protein translation is MFISTAFASASSIVKNDASLSDYFLSQFENLTPWKIIIGLIMGCIVGLVIAFVYKRCYRGVLYSPTFALTLMMLTLITTPVVMCIKSDIALSMGMVGALSIVRFRTAVKDPMDTAYMFWALTMGILLGAELYIHALVVVLGISIILFVMTFVRFRNPNSYLLVVHYDDYAETEITQLLRRTVKQRRLRSKTVTRAGAEMTVEVRLDSKQDLVSAVLNIEGVHDATLVACQTEAGA